In Hamadaea flava, a genomic segment contains:
- a CDS encoding ABC transporter ATP-binding protein, with translation MNVEATELTRRLGRTQAVSGVTLSVGPGVYGLLGPNGAGKTSLLRMLATALPPSSGVLRLLDSDPADHRQRRYIRQRLGYLPQHLGYYPRFTVADFVEYFALLKEIPPTRVPRAVAAAVERVGLGDRAKARLRTLSGGMLRRVGVAQAIVNDPQLLLLDEPTAGLDPEQRVAFRALLRDLGQTATVVVSTHLVEDVGAACSQVGLMDQGKIVFSGTPEELIRRGDGDGAVGDAPLERGYTTVLSQARS, from the coding sequence ATGAACGTCGAAGCGACCGAGCTGACGCGGCGGCTGGGCCGCACGCAAGCCGTCAGCGGCGTCACCTTGTCGGTCGGCCCAGGGGTGTACGGGCTGCTCGGCCCGAACGGCGCGGGCAAGACCTCGCTGCTGCGGATGCTGGCCACCGCATTGCCGCCGTCCTCCGGTGTTTTGCGCCTGCTCGACAGCGATCCGGCCGACCACCGCCAACGCCGCTACATCCGTCAGCGGCTGGGGTATCTGCCGCAGCACCTCGGCTATTACCCGCGGTTCACCGTCGCCGACTTCGTCGAGTACTTCGCGCTGCTCAAGGAGATACCTCCCACGAGGGTGCCGCGTGCCGTGGCCGCCGCCGTCGAGCGGGTCGGCCTGGGGGATCGGGCTAAAGCGCGACTGCGAACGTTGTCCGGCGGGATGCTGCGCCGTGTCGGTGTCGCGCAAGCCATCGTCAACGATCCGCAGCTGCTGCTGCTCGACGAGCCCACCGCAGGTCTTGATCCCGAGCAGCGGGTGGCGTTCCGGGCGCTCCTGCGGGACCTGGGCCAGACCGCGACCGTGGTCGTCAGCACCCATCTGGTCGAAGACGTCGGCGCAGCGTGTTCGCAGGTCGGGCTCATGGATCAGGGGAAGATCGTCTTCTCGGGGACGCCGGAGGAGCTGATCCGCCGGGGCGATGGTGACGGCGCCGTCGGTGACGCCCCGCTGGAGCGTGGATACACCACCGTTCTGTCGCAGGCCCGGTCATGA